A window of the Zootoca vivipara chromosome 14, rZooViv1.1, whole genome shotgun sequence genome harbors these coding sequences:
- the LINS1 gene encoding protein Lines homolog 1 isoform X2, which translates to MTENTKFSHNGDSLQQMYDDMLVDALFLKDSHICAALLNPPVSLQHLSSTISKSWAMSPFSPNTGARNSSDPAFTALKTDDEPDTSESVIRSVCHSREIMLLQLTLIKIMLSKMQSQGVAVESKQKYVEIIRILLKEANIDSKLIHLLLISDKQLSYQASKTLVFLVHFQLTEEGSLNSAWFAFCSETLSGFPKSSHVAECLWTLTNVISEILKDEGLCKGGGLQKILTSLDNVLEDFYNRIPSSYSEIAQDSPVSAKATNDLSSFLDLLELLVASRTQAPLNLVCQRMLLLNVSCVLGLVTSPVHDLIKKKAIVLLKKCVLHKAGEDLIKGKVPSFSHPNLHFDKDRLVFADVVLQFVATGWLNRFTLSEKASHYGGSQVKPEVGFCYSPAQVTLRALSLVLLKALEVKITDSASEAEARVHLESIMHPLLVFLKSHVWSSHASEHPCAWLSALFIEQDDDMLEAAKTLLTVHLKFERLGQAPKAADQHCSTGGAS; encoded by the exons ATGACTGAAAATACCAAATTTTCCCACAATGGGGACTCTCTCCAGCAAATGTATGATGATATGCTGGTAGATGCCTTATTTCTGAAAGATAGTCATATTTGTGCAGCTCTTCTAAATCCTCCTGTATCACTGCAACACTTGTCATCAACAATTAGCAAATCATGGGCAATGAGTCCGTTTTCTCCTAACACTGGTGCTCGGAACTCTTCTGATCCAGCGTTTACAGCCCTCAAGACAGATGATGAGCCGGACACATCTGAAAGTGTGATTCGTTCAGTATGCCATTCACGAGAAATTATGCTGCTTCAGTTAACCTTGATCAAGATAATGCTATCCAAAATGCAATCCCAAGGGGTGGCAGTTGAATCAAAACAGAAATATGTAGAGATTATTAGAATTCTTCTGAAAGAAGCCAACATAGACTCAAAATTA ATTCATCTGTTACTTATTTctgataaacaactatcttatcAGGCTTCCAAAACTTTGGTCTTCCTTGTGCATTTTCAACTAACAGAAGAG gGTTCCCTGAACAGCGCCTGGTTTGCTTTTTGTTCAGAGACTTTGTCTGGGTTTCCCAAGAGCAGTCATGTAGCGGAATGCCTGTGGACTCTTACAAACGTGATCagtgaaattttaaaagatgaaggATTGTGCAAAGGAG GTGGGCTACAGAAGATTCTTACTTCTCTTGACAATGTGCTTGAAGACTTTTACAACCGCATTCCATCTTCTTATTCTGAGATTGCCCAAGATAGCCCAGTATCTGCAAAAGCCACAAATGACTTGAGCAGCTTTCTGGACCTCCTTGAACTACTTGTGGCCTCCAGAACTCAGGCACCACTGAACCTTGTCTGTCAAAGGATGTTGCTTTTGAACGTTTCATGCGTGTTGGGTCTTGTCACTTCACCCGTTCATGATTTAATCAAGAAGAAAGCTATCGTGCTGCTCAAGAAATGTGTTCTTCACAAGGCTGGTGAAGACCTAATCAAAGGAAAGGTGccttctttctcccaccccaaccTGCATTTTGACAAGGACAGATTAGTGTTTGCTGATGTTGTTCTGCAGTTTGTAGCTACTGGGTGGCTGAATCGTTTTACCCTTAGTGAAAAGGCGAGCCACTATGGAGGCAGTCAGGTGAAGCCAGAAGTGGGTTTTTGTTACAGTCCTGCTCAAGTGACCCTAAGAGCCCTAAGCTTGGTTTTGCTTAAAGCTTTAGAGGTTAAGATAACAGATTCTGCATCTGAAGCCGAAGCCCGAG TTCATCTGGAGAGTATTATGCACCCACTGCTGGTATTCTTAAAGAGCCACGTGTGGTCATCTCACGCATCTGAACATCCTTGCGCATGGCTCTCTGCACTGTTCATAGAACAAGACGACGACATGTTGGAAGCTGCGAAAACTTTATTAACAGTTCATTTAAAGTTTGAAAG
- the LINS1 gene encoding protein Lines homolog 1 isoform X1 — MTENTKFSHNGDSLQQMYDDMLVDALFLKDSHICAALLNPPVSLQHLSSTISKSWAMSPFSPNTGARNSSDPAFTALKTDDEPDTSESVIRSVCHSREIMLLQLTLIKIMLSKMQSQGVAVESKQKYVEIIRILLKEANIDSKLIHLLLISDKQLSYQASKTLVFLVHFQLTEEGSLNSAWFAFCSETLSGFPKSSHVAECLWTLTNVISEILKDEGLCKGGGLQKILTSLDNVLEDFYNRIPSSYSEIAQDSPVSAKATNDLSSFLDLLELLVASRTQAPLNLVCQRMLLLNVSCVLGLVTSPVHDLIKKKAIVLLKKCVLHKAGEDLIKGKVPSFSHPNLHFDKDRLVFADVVLQFVATGWLNRFTLSEKASHYGGSQVKPEVGFCYSPAQVTLRALSLVLLKALEVKITDSASEAEARVHLESIMHPLLVFLKSHVWSSHASEHPCAWLSALFIEQDDDMLEAAKTLLTVHLKFERFWHKAGLSLCHSDDGTWTAFTHQNGCNPHCIFLFLLKSISFDATVLLDFLISSETCFLEYFVRYLKLLVQDWDHFVKISKYFKTTSNGELSFSMVNFSCQEKSAYRLDSNLQDASYDPPSGIDILSTSFPNLSALWHTDSKAAKPSRSNLLQESDNTSSVRALQRLVDYESSEDSEVESIEEESLADMRQTPLDRACAEVTGLMDVGGQTERCVLLRDTLDTSSPFHSTILLNKLGSEEGVLQKSVKCLQQVHESVSRLHRRNLFPYNPSALLKLLTSVDTISSEHRSASKPFKV, encoded by the exons ATGACTGAAAATACCAAATTTTCCCACAATGGGGACTCTCTCCAGCAAATGTATGATGATATGCTGGTAGATGCCTTATTTCTGAAAGATAGTCATATTTGTGCAGCTCTTCTAAATCCTCCTGTATCACTGCAACACTTGTCATCAACAATTAGCAAATCATGGGCAATGAGTCCGTTTTCTCCTAACACTGGTGCTCGGAACTCTTCTGATCCAGCGTTTACAGCCCTCAAGACAGATGATGAGCCGGACACATCTGAAAGTGTGATTCGTTCAGTATGCCATTCACGAGAAATTATGCTGCTTCAGTTAACCTTGATCAAGATAATGCTATCCAAAATGCAATCCCAAGGGGTGGCAGTTGAATCAAAACAGAAATATGTAGAGATTATTAGAATTCTTCTGAAAGAAGCCAACATAGACTCAAAATTA ATTCATCTGTTACTTATTTctgataaacaactatcttatcAGGCTTCCAAAACTTTGGTCTTCCTTGTGCATTTTCAACTAACAGAAGAG gGTTCCCTGAACAGCGCCTGGTTTGCTTTTTGTTCAGAGACTTTGTCTGGGTTTCCCAAGAGCAGTCATGTAGCGGAATGCCTGTGGACTCTTACAAACGTGATCagtgaaattttaaaagatgaaggATTGTGCAAAGGAG GTGGGCTACAGAAGATTCTTACTTCTCTTGACAATGTGCTTGAAGACTTTTACAACCGCATTCCATCTTCTTATTCTGAGATTGCCCAAGATAGCCCAGTATCTGCAAAAGCCACAAATGACTTGAGCAGCTTTCTGGACCTCCTTGAACTACTTGTGGCCTCCAGAACTCAGGCACCACTGAACCTTGTCTGTCAAAGGATGTTGCTTTTGAACGTTTCATGCGTGTTGGGTCTTGTCACTTCACCCGTTCATGATTTAATCAAGAAGAAAGCTATCGTGCTGCTCAAGAAATGTGTTCTTCACAAGGCTGGTGAAGACCTAATCAAAGGAAAGGTGccttctttctcccaccccaaccTGCATTTTGACAAGGACAGATTAGTGTTTGCTGATGTTGTTCTGCAGTTTGTAGCTACTGGGTGGCTGAATCGTTTTACCCTTAGTGAAAAGGCGAGCCACTATGGAGGCAGTCAGGTGAAGCCAGAAGTGGGTTTTTGTTACAGTCCTGCTCAAGTGACCCTAAGAGCCCTAAGCTTGGTTTTGCTTAAAGCTTTAGAGGTTAAGATAACAGATTCTGCATCTGAAGCCGAAGCCCGAG TTCATCTGGAGAGTATTATGCACCCACTGCTGGTATTCTTAAAGAGCCACGTGTGGTCATCTCACGCATCTGAACATCCTTGCGCATGGCTCTCTGCACTGTTCATAGAACAAGACGACGACATGTTGGAAGCTGCGAAAACTTTATTAACAGTTCATTTAAAGTTTGAAAG GTTCTGGCATAAAGCTGGTCTTTCCTTGTGTCATTCTGATGATGGAACCTGGACTGCTTTTACACATCAGAATGGCTGTAATCCCCATTGTATCTTCTTATTTCTGCTGAAAAGTATTTCATTTGATGCCACAGTTCTACTTGATTTCTTGATTTCATCTGAAACCTGCTTCTTGGAATATTTTGTAAGATACTTAAAGCTTCTTGTACAAGACTGGGAccattttgtcaagatttctaAATACTTCAAGACCACCTCTAATGGAGAGCTCAGCTTTTCTATGGTGAACTTCTCCTGCCAAGAAAAAAGTGCCTACCGGCTAGACTCAAATTTGCAGGATGCTTCATATGATCCCCCATCCGGTATTGATATCCTTTCAACCTCTTTCCCAAATTTGTCTGCACTGTGGCATACTGACAGTAAAGCTGCAAAACCCAGCAGGTCTAACCTTTTGCAAGAGTCTGATAATACGTCTTCAGTGAGAGCCCTTCAAAGGCTGGTGGACTATGAAAGCTCAGAAGATTCGGAAGTGGAATCGATAGAAGAGGAGAGTTTGGCAGACATGAGGCAGACGCCTTTAGATCGAGCTTGTGCAGAAGTCACTGGCCTTATGGATGTGGGTGGCCAGACAGAACGATGTGTGTTGCTTCGGGATACTTTGGATACTTCCTCACCTTTTCACTCCACAATTTTGCTAAATAAACTTGGATCAGAAGAAGGGGTGCTTCAAAAATCAGTGAAGTGTTTACAACAAGTGCATGAGTCGGTTTCTAGACTACACAGAAGGAACCTCTTTCCGTACAATCCAAGTGCACTCCTGAAGCTCTTGACTTCTGTTGACACTATTAGTAGCGAGCACAGATCTGCTTCAAAGCCGTTCAAAGTCTAA